One genomic region from uncultured Cohaesibacter sp. encodes:
- a CDS encoding alpha/beta fold hydrolase, translated as MRYAPPFHKTKGLWPAVFIMALAAVAPFVIHDSYTRHLIVLAFIYGIVATSWDLSLGFGGLMNFAHGALFAVGLYVYALTSKFMGISPWFAIALGGCAAVILAVLIALPVLRLDGIYVILVTIAVSQLLYQITVSQSDWTGGTSGIVMLPSLKIGGYSFIRDGKIGYYYTALALFIASLAFLYLVLRSRIGRSIVALRDQKYLGIARGISEAKSRILALSASALFTGLAGGFYGSYVRVASPDVYGTSFLTMILSILLVGGAGTLWGPAISAFFIVFLSELLISLGSWREIILGAMIVLVLVFYPGGVWAAVQEIRELLDSFRTQLTARWRRRFYKAQREAHMGNVPERYLQTRFGKIAISDIGGDKQPLLLLHGNSACKEAFGYQFKMLSDRYRLIAFDLPGHGVSDNADPETAYNLIAYSEVAEQVLSDAGIENPLVFGWSLGGYVALELAARENVSIKGMAICGTPPLTVVPDDFAASYIPTEHMVLTGKQYFTAEESRHYANSATAPKSAESAFMHKNLPRTDGRARAYMITKLSIVNWPRQMRVLWSGKVPFAIINGADDPFLDKNYIHRLCNSEGWKHPLVEIENGRHAPFFNKAEEFNAVFEKFFGQPDDKQDGMAKA; from the coding sequence ATGCGCTATGCTCCCCCGTTTCACAAAACCAAGGGTCTCTGGCCTGCGGTTTTCATTATGGCCTTGGCTGCCGTTGCGCCTTTCGTAATTCACGATTCCTACACACGACACCTGATCGTTTTGGCTTTTATCTATGGCATCGTAGCAACAAGCTGGGACCTAAGTTTGGGCTTTGGCGGATTAATGAATTTTGCCCATGGAGCTCTCTTTGCCGTAGGTCTTTATGTCTATGCTTTAACATCAAAATTCATGGGCATCTCGCCGTGGTTCGCAATTGCATTGGGTGGATGTGCGGCTGTGATCCTCGCTGTCCTTATTGCTCTGCCTGTGCTGAGGCTTGACGGCATCTATGTGATCCTTGTTACCATCGCTGTTAGTCAGTTGCTCTATCAGATAACGGTTAGTCAATCCGACTGGACAGGCGGTACGTCTGGTATTGTCATGCTGCCTAGCCTCAAGATCGGTGGATACAGCTTTATTCGCGATGGGAAGATAGGCTATTACTACACAGCCCTTGCGTTATTCATCGCTTCCCTTGCATTCCTTTACCTGGTTTTGCGATCCCGCATCGGGCGCTCGATCGTTGCCCTACGAGACCAGAAGTATCTTGGCATTGCTCGTGGTATATCTGAAGCCAAATCCCGTATCCTCGCTCTGTCGGCCAGCGCATTGTTCACTGGTTTGGCCGGTGGCTTTTATGGATCATATGTAAGGGTCGCTTCGCCAGATGTTTACGGAACCAGCTTTCTTACAATGATCTTGTCAATTTTGTTGGTCGGGGGAGCCGGAACACTTTGGGGGCCTGCTATTTCAGCCTTTTTCATTGTGTTTTTGTCAGAACTTCTGATTTCTCTTGGTTCTTGGCGCGAAATCATCTTAGGCGCCATGATTGTTCTGGTCCTGGTATTCTATCCAGGGGGCGTTTGGGCTGCAGTTCAGGAAATTCGGGAACTTTTGGACAGTTTCAGAACCCAGCTAACCGCACGTTGGCGTCGCCGGTTCTACAAAGCACAGAGAGAAGCCCATATGGGCAATGTGCCGGAGCGCTATTTGCAGACCCGTTTTGGCAAAATTGCCATTTCTGATATTGGTGGCGATAAACAGCCATTGCTTCTGCTACACGGCAACTCTGCTTGCAAGGAAGCTTTCGGTTATCAGTTCAAGATGCTTTCGGATAGATATCGTTTGATCGCATTCGATCTACCGGGCCATGGTGTCTCAGATAATGCCGACCCTGAAACAGCCTACAATCTGATCGCTTATTCAGAAGTTGCCGAACAGGTACTCTCCGATGCTGGGATCGAAAATCCTCTGGTCTTTGGTTGGTCATTAGGTGGCTATGTTGCTCTTGAACTCGCTGCACGAGAAAATGTATCGATCAAGGGTATGGCTATATGTGGCACCCCGCCGTTGACTGTTGTGCCCGATGACTTTGCTGCTTCTTACATCCCTACCGAACATATGGTTCTAACAGGAAAGCAATATTTCACAGCTGAAGAGTCGCGGCATTATGCTAACTCGGCCACGGCTCCCAAATCTGCGGAAAGCGCATTCATGCATAAGAATCTGCCGCGAACGGATGGCCGTGCCCGTGCCTATATGATTACCAAGCTCTCGATTGTGAACTGGCCAAGACAGATGCGTGTGCTTTGGAGTGGAAAGGTGCCTTTCGCCATTATTAATGGCGCAGATGATCCGTTTCTCGACAAAAACTATATCCATCGCCTTTGCAATAGCGAGGGATGGAAGCATCCGCTGGTTGAAATTGAGAATGGGCGCCATGCTCCATTCTTCAACAAAGCCGAAGAGTTCAATGCGGTATTTGAAAAGTTCTTCGGACAACCAGATGACAAACAGGATGGCATGGCCAAAGCTTAG
- a CDS encoding phosphotransferase, with amino-acid sequence MTVLTELSEQDCNEIAEAFNLGDLHSIIGIVEGDVETTYLFRTSKDQVIVTLFESAVTSLDLERAFKIMERLHVADIPCPKPMLTADGQPTINIRGKIVAVVSYVNGVTNCQLNGERGKELGRIAAKIHTLLSSQAVFETTDLRRGCIHGALTPGNVLFLQNRISGLINFRQVHQGYLVRELADLFAKWALRPDGKLSETLFESILAGYESVCPLNSAEKESLPGFVMSCVAEQATILKFQDILELANSAFTQIQSSNSCRSG; translated from the coding sequence ATGACTGTTTTGACAGAACTAAGCGAGCAAGACTGCAATGAGATCGCAGAAGCATTTAATCTCGGTGATCTACATTCCATCATTGGAATCGTCGAGGGAGACGTGGAAACAACCTATTTGTTTCGCACGTCCAAAGATCAGGTCATCGTAACACTGTTTGAAAGTGCTGTTACGTCTCTTGATCTTGAGCGAGCTTTCAAAATCATGGAACGCCTGCATGTGGCTGATATACCGTGCCCTAAACCAATGCTAACAGCGGATGGCCAGCCAACCATCAACATACGTGGCAAGATTGTTGCCGTTGTGAGCTATGTAAACGGTGTCACAAATTGCCAACTAAACGGGGAGCGGGGCAAAGAGCTAGGGCGTATCGCTGCAAAAATACACACTCTTCTGTCGTCGCAAGCCGTTTTTGAGACGACGGATTTGCGCCGAGGTTGTATTCATGGAGCTTTGACCCCGGGGAATGTGCTTTTCCTTCAGAACCGCATCAGCGGACTTATAAATTTTAGACAAGTGCATCAAGGCTATCTTGTAAGAGAGCTGGCAGACCTTTTCGCCAAATGGGCCTTGCGACCGGATGGCAAATTGAGCGAAACCCTATTCGAGTCAATTCTTGCCGGCTATGAGAGCGTTTGTCCCTTGAATAGCGCCGAGAAAGAATCCTTGCCCGGCTTTGTTATGTCGTGCGTTGCTGAGCAAGCAACCATTCTCAAGTTTCAAGACATATTGGAATTGGCTAACAGTGCCTTTACTCAAATCCAGTCTTCAAACTCATGCCGGTCCGGCTGA
- a CDS encoding Lrp/AsnC family transcriptional regulator, translating to MKQSLDICDRKILKELSANARISHSELGKKIHLSRNAVRQRIERLERDGVIRAYTIRLGDDTSAADNRVSAVIFVYRADRMRGGEVIKTIKNINETVSCEVLSGEFDLLVRLKTVKADRLREIWTIISDLPGVKDTVTSMVLA from the coding sequence ATGAAACAATCTCTAGATATTTGTGATCGAAAAATTCTGAAAGAATTGTCTGCTAACGCTCGAATTAGCCACTCCGAGTTGGGGAAAAAAATCCATCTTTCTCGAAATGCTGTTCGCCAAAGAATTGAACGCTTGGAGCGAGATGGTGTCATCCGTGCCTATACCATCAGATTAGGAGACGATACCTCAGCCGCCGATAATCGAGTTTCAGCCGTTATCTTCGTCTATAGAGCAGATCGTATGCGAGGAGGGGAGGTTATAAAGACCATCAAGAACATAAACGAAACAGTTTCTTGTGAGGTTCTGAGCGGTGAGTTTGATTTATTGGTTCGTTTGAAAACAGTTAAAGCGGATCGATTAAGAGAAATTTGGACGATTATCTCGGATTTACCCGGTGTCAAAGATACCGTCACGTCAATGGTACTTGCGTGA
- a CDS encoding ankyrin repeat domain-containing protein — protein MEVLEVRAEREKELAKGDVIFVLRTRNDKKIAIKAPISGQLVSPLFDIGATIYQPMIIGEIEKNGEGAKARSEAAFGAESVASTPDFSNEPPFVSSTSPSSKSRLSRAALAVSACIVIGAAIYWASLTIPSGSLKAKSLPSSKAATVGDAKFSKYADGYSTNFGLVWAEKRADQLYDQLIYTSKLNTSRVSKLKKEISNILAANPHIEIPGTEQDPSSAICKLIDKMNDMDQVITHFSGDEKSFYSQIETGKCYFSAYDSNAKSAKLFGPVSPVSKLFARGPGWVSKFNRHLRKQDRFDVFADVVMSSTQYEENVFDSALGILSLDISYVSGMKKPDWYFSEIQRNIGTVCRMMPKKEKGVPFKTGLLTNPDDFRDPRFVPLYNEYCIRRMLGSKLAEPEKVYGPVWAAITATPESLDSGRNRDRSAVKKLIASGADVNLPANVYKLPGGLDSPLIKALRSENAELALDLIKAGADPNWVGIRGHTALGLAIQNTNDARVVKALIAAGADVSVMSPQDVAKLEGFSFKAHDWKFWTNIDAALFKGNVEIVDVLWDQADTSDAAHLVLQTLEQVAYDDNFAVLDYMRNRGINIDATTPNSLSLFEKIARFIPTEKGIDGLISRGVDIQRYSKEHGSILYRLSNDKKTFHYVVSKDNQIRQERIRFLKSRGLKITPPGK, from the coding sequence ATGGAAGTTTTGGAAGTTCGCGCCGAAAGGGAAAAGGAATTAGCTAAGGGCGATGTGATTTTTGTTTTACGAACACGCAATGACAAGAAAATAGCAATCAAGGCTCCAATTTCGGGACAGCTCGTTTCCCCACTCTTCGATATTGGGGCAACGATTTATCAGCCTATGATTATAGGTGAAATAGAGAAAAATGGGGAAGGTGCTAAAGCTAGGTCTGAAGCTGCCTTCGGAGCTGAAAGTGTAGCCTCTACTCCCGATTTTTCAAATGAACCTCCCTTCGTTTCATCAACGAGCCCTTCGTCAAAATCACGGCTCTCGCGAGCCGCCCTTGCTGTTTCAGCATGCATTGTTATCGGAGCGGCAATCTATTGGGCAAGCTTAACCATTCCTTCCGGAAGTCTGAAAGCGAAAAGCCTACCGTCGTCAAAGGCAGCGACCGTCGGCGATGCCAAATTTTCCAAATATGCTGATGGATACTCCACGAATTTTGGTTTGGTCTGGGCTGAGAAAAGGGCAGATCAGCTTTATGATCAATTGATTTACACATCGAAGCTTAATACGAGCCGTGTTTCGAAACTTAAGAAAGAAATTTCCAATATTCTAGCCGCCAATCCGCATATTGAGATTCCTGGGACAGAGCAAGATCCAAGTTCGGCTATATGCAAACTCATTGATAAAATGAACGATATGGACCAGGTCATCACGCATTTCTCAGGTGATGAAAAGTCTTTCTACAGCCAGATTGAAACGGGGAAATGTTATTTCTCTGCTTATGATTCAAACGCAAAAAGTGCAAAATTATTTGGTCCTGTGAGCCCTGTTTCCAAACTGTTTGCCAGAGGTCCAGGCTGGGTGAGTAAGTTTAACCGCCATCTCAGAAAGCAGGACAGATTCGATGTCTTTGCAGATGTTGTCATGAGTTCGACGCAATATGAAGAGAATGTGTTCGACAGCGCGCTCGGGATACTTAGCCTTGATATTTCTTATGTATCGGGCATGAAGAAGCCTGATTGGTATTTCTCGGAAATTCAAAGAAACATCGGCACCGTTTGTCGAATGATGCCCAAAAAGGAAAAGGGAGTGCCCTTCAAAACCGGCCTTCTGACGAACCCTGATGACTTTCGCGATCCCCGCTTTGTTCCACTTTACAATGAATACTGCATCCGGCGCATGTTAGGTAGTAAACTGGCAGAGCCTGAGAAAGTCTATGGACCGGTATGGGCAGCAATAACGGCTACGCCTGAAAGTCTCGATTCCGGACGTAACAGGGACCGCTCAGCGGTAAAAAAGCTGATTGCCAGTGGTGCTGATGTCAACTTACCTGCCAATGTCTACAAACTTCCCGGAGGGCTCGATAGCCCGTTGATAAAGGCTCTCAGATCAGAGAATGCCGAGTTGGCTTTGGATCTGATAAAAGCCGGGGCAGATCCCAACTGGGTCGGAATAAGAGGGCATACGGCTCTTGGTCTGGCAATTCAGAATACGAATGACGCTCGTGTGGTTAAAGCACTCATTGCTGCCGGGGCTGATGTGAGCGTCATGTCTCCTCAAGATGTGGCAAAACTAGAAGGCTTTAGCTTTAAGGCACATGATTGGAAGTTCTGGACGAACATTGATGCTGCACTGTTCAAAGGAAACGTAGAAATTGTTGATGTTTTGTGGGACCAGGCAGACACATCAGATGCTGCTCATCTGGTTTTGCAAACATTGGAACAGGTCGCTTACGATGATAATTTTGCAGTTCTAGACTATATGAGGAACCGTGGGATTAATATTGATGCAACCACTCCCAACAGTTTGTCTCTCTTTGAAAAGATTGCACGCTTTATACCGACAGAAAAAGGCATTGATGGCCTGATTTCCAGAGGTGTTGATATTCAACGATACAGCAAGGAACACGGTTCGATTTTGTACCGACTATCAAATGACAAAAAGACCTTTCATTATGTTGTGTCAAAGGATAACCAGATAAGGCAGGAGAGAATTCGCTTTTTGAAATCTCGTGGTCTGAAAATAACTCCTCCCGGCAAATAG
- a CDS encoding efflux RND transporter permease subunit, producing the protein MIRSFAKHPTAANLLMVAILLVGLLALPKLQRDTFPETDPTQVEVRVNYSGATALDVEEAVCLRVEEALGVIPDKLELTCEARENLAIAVVTMIEGRDFDVFYNDIKGEIEAITGFPANVERPTVTKMERTATISTIAITGIDDPAGLFAYADKVLSRVMRNKQIAQATLKGFSDPLIDIRVSEAALRDLGMSITDVSSAIKAQSIDLPAGTLETKSGDLVLRYADQRRKPREFAEIVVKSSADGGIVRLKDIASVTRGFEFAEDKVTFNGQRAALIEIAKTPNQDTLKVKALIDNILENERSIAPPGVSLNISQDVSPNIVDRLRILTENGIQGLVLVFLVMWLFFSLRYSFWVAMGLPVSFLGAIFAMQGLGYTLNTMTMVGLIVSTGLLMDDAIVISENIGARLKKGEDELEAAVKGTMQVLPSVVSSFLTTIFIVGPLALMAGKIGAVLKVLPVILVITLAISLIEAFLILPAHLYHSLKNHGTRKPSRFHQAFERAFEGFRNGVFGRMIDWAISWRYLTTGLVVAMLILSFAAFSSGMLKFRSFPNLESDTIQARILLPQGTPLSETEVAVQQVVAALKKVNEEFKPLQKEQKDLVNNILVYYGVNADSNEKGPHQATISADLIKAQERQGSLQDMISSWRKLTGPVPGSLAMKFTDKERGVAGNAIDLRLRGGNLDQIKKAADDLKAFLYGYEGVVDVLDDLRAGKPEYVVKLHDDAGGLGLTASSVSQELRSIVQGNTGLEVQTGRYGVDVRVRLADGAIDSRGGINSIYVTASDGSKIPLSTVADVVESRGYARINRVDGMRTVSVVGAIKPNIVNARELMMEVKTKFAPVLKEKYPEVSMAFNGQGKEAATTGGSLLTNFYIGLAFVFILLSFQFRSYILPIIVLAAIPLGAIGMVIGHLLMGLDISIPSLVGLATLSGVVVNNSILLVSFIHEEMEAGHDALEATKQAAKARFRAVVMTSLTTIAGLLPLLAETSTQAQFLIPLVNSLAFGLLTATVLSLFLVPSLFAILTDFGYGKQKTSR; encoded by the coding sequence ATGATCCGTTCTTTTGCAAAGCACCCCACGGCGGCCAATCTGTTGATGGTTGCCATATTGCTTGTTGGCTTGCTCGCGTTGCCCAAGCTGCAGAGAGACACCTTTCCCGAGACCGACCCAACGCAGGTGGAAGTGCGGGTTAATTATTCCGGCGCGACTGCTCTGGATGTTGAAGAGGCCGTGTGTCTGCGCGTCGAAGAAGCGCTCGGTGTCATTCCTGATAAGCTGGAACTGACATGTGAGGCGCGAGAAAATCTGGCAATCGCCGTCGTTACCATGATTGAAGGCCGAGATTTCGATGTCTTCTATAATGATATCAAAGGTGAAATCGAAGCAATTACAGGCTTTCCTGCCAATGTCGAGCGGCCAACCGTAACAAAAATGGAGCGGACTGCGACCATTTCAACGATCGCGATCACCGGGATTGATGATCCTGCTGGCCTGTTCGCCTATGCTGACAAAGTGTTGTCTCGCGTGATGCGAAACAAGCAAATCGCTCAGGCCACCTTGAAGGGATTTTCCGATCCTTTGATCGATATTCGAGTATCGGAAGCTGCTCTTCGCGATTTGGGCATGAGTATCACCGATGTATCAAGTGCGATCAAAGCACAGAGCATAGACCTGCCCGCGGGTACTTTGGAGACGAAGAGCGGTGATCTGGTTTTGCGCTACGCGGATCAGAGAAGAAAGCCGAGGGAGTTTGCTGAGATTGTCGTCAAGAGTTCTGCGGACGGCGGCATCGTGCGACTCAAGGATATTGCAAGTGTTACGCGCGGTTTTGAATTCGCTGAAGACAAGGTAACCTTCAATGGTCAGCGCGCTGCGCTGATCGAGATCGCAAAGACTCCCAATCAGGATACTCTGAAAGTCAAAGCGCTGATTGATAACATATTGGAGAATGAACGCTCGATCGCTCCCCCCGGTGTCAGCCTGAATATCTCACAGGATGTTTCTCCCAATATCGTGGATCGCCTGCGTATCCTCACTGAGAATGGTATTCAGGGTTTGGTGCTTGTCTTTCTGGTGATGTGGCTCTTTTTCTCCCTGCGCTACAGCTTTTGGGTGGCAATGGGCTTGCCAGTGTCTTTTCTGGGCGCGATTTTTGCGATGCAAGGCCTGGGCTACACGCTCAACACCATGACGATGGTCGGTTTAATCGTATCAACCGGTCTTCTGATGGACGATGCCATCGTTATTTCAGAAAATATTGGTGCGCGTCTCAAGAAAGGGGAGGATGAGCTGGAAGCTGCTGTTAAAGGAACAATGCAAGTCCTTCCAAGCGTGGTTTCATCTTTTCTTACCACCATCTTTATCGTGGGACCCTTGGCTTTGATGGCGGGGAAAATTGGCGCCGTTCTCAAGGTTTTGCCAGTCATTTTAGTTATCACCCTGGCGATTAGCCTGATAGAAGCCTTTCTAATCCTGCCTGCACACTTATATCATTCGTTGAAAAATCACGGAACCAGAAAGCCTTCTCGCTTTCATCAAGCCTTTGAACGGGCTTTTGAAGGCTTTCGGAATGGTGTCTTTGGTCGCATGATCGATTGGGCCATCTCATGGCGTTATCTGACGACTGGTCTCGTTGTCGCGATGTTGATCCTGTCGTTCGCGGCCTTCTCAAGCGGAATGCTGAAATTTCGCTCATTCCCAAATCTTGAGAGTGATACGATTCAAGCCCGCATACTTTTGCCACAAGGGACGCCACTCTCTGAAACGGAAGTCGCTGTACAGCAAGTTGTTGCAGCCCTGAAAAAGGTCAATGAGGAATTCAAGCCACTACAGAAGGAGCAAAAAGACCTCGTTAACAACATCCTAGTTTATTATGGGGTCAATGCAGATTCCAATGAAAAGGGCCCTCACCAGGCAACCATCAGTGCAGATCTCATAAAAGCGCAGGAGCGTCAGGGGTCACTTCAAGACATGATTTCTAGCTGGAGGAAGCTGACTGGCCCCGTACCGGGGAGCCTTGCCATGAAATTCACTGACAAAGAGCGAGGAGTGGCTGGCAATGCAATCGATCTGCGCTTGCGTGGAGGCAATCTGGATCAGATCAAGAAAGCTGCGGATGATCTCAAGGCATTTCTCTATGGTTATGAAGGCGTTGTCGACGTGCTTGATGATTTGCGCGCCGGAAAGCCTGAATATGTCGTCAAACTGCATGACGATGCTGGTGGATTGGGGTTAACGGCAAGCTCGGTTTCGCAGGAATTACGGTCCATCGTTCAAGGCAATACTGGACTTGAAGTCCAGACGGGACGGTACGGCGTTGACGTGCGCGTGCGGCTCGCCGATGGAGCGATTGACAGCCGGGGGGGCATCAATTCGATTTATGTAACTGCCTCGGATGGATCCAAGATTCCGCTGTCTACCGTAGCTGATGTCGTCGAAAGCCGAGGTTACGCTCGGATCAACCGTGTGGATGGCATGAGAACGGTTTCCGTTGTTGGGGCAATCAAGCCCAATATTGTCAATGCAAGAGAATTGATGATGGAGGTGAAAACCAAATTCGCTCCCGTTTTGAAAGAGAAATATCCTGAAGTGTCTATGGCCTTTAATGGTCAGGGCAAGGAAGCTGCTACCACCGGAGGATCCTTGCTGACCAATTTCTATATTGGTCTGGCCTTTGTCTTCATTTTGCTCAGCTTCCAGTTCCGCAGTTATATTTTGCCTATCATTGTGCTTGCCGCAATTCCCCTAGGGGCCATCGGTATGGTCATTGGGCATCTGTTGATGGGGCTCGATATTTCCATTCCAAGTTTGGTAGGATTGGCCACGCTCTCTGGTGTTGTCGTCAACAATTCGATCTTGCTTGTATCCTTTATTCACGAAGAAATGGAAGCTGGACATGACGCGTTGGAGGCGACCAAACAAGCCGCCAAAGCACGTTTCAGGGCCGTTGTCATGACATCTTTGACAACAATCGCTGGATTGTTGCCGCTGTTGGCAGAAACGAGCACGCAGGCACAGTTTCTCATTCCGCTCGTCAACAGCCTTGCTTTTGGCTTACTGACAGCGACTGTTTTATCCCTGTTTCTCGTTCCAAGCCTGTTCGCTATCTTAACCGACTTTGGCTATGGCAAACAGAAAACATCGCGATAA
- a CDS encoding hydantoinase B/oxoprolinase family protein — protein sequence MTTEKTFDPVTFDIIQNALEAIADEMFAAQVKTSMSAIIYEVLDLSTSILNPEGEIAASGAGIPAFIGVLDKAIMGILKKFPIEEVKPGDVFASNDPYFGGVTHLNDMVLASPVFHEGRLISWVANIAHWNDVGGNVPGSMSTEATEIFQEGVRIPAVKLFEEGRENKAVFDILYVNTRLPDYLKGDLWAGIAGLRIGERRVLELVEKYGADTFMAAVEDYMTLGERRARTALKTIPKGCYSFEEEQDTGVIHKVKLEITDDEFIVDLTDNPAQAGSSNSSREGTEIAVQLAFKAFTDPDAPGNGGFFKPLNVITKPGTIFHVELPGALGYYSEVEIRLFDMLLRALASHFPDVVPAGNFASICGTNVGGPHPDTGRHYTIVEPQVGGWGAWRGSDGPSGQFSGFHGETFNCPAEVAEARYGLGVDQVALNTEPGGEGQWRGGKGIDVHYRVRADNNFFSVGYTRSRIPPWGVGKGLDGSTNYVELQRADGSKERFAFATNIPVHKGDVIRLVTGNGGGYGDPKLRSREAIERDILNDYLTPERAKEIYDFDA from the coding sequence ATGACGACTGAAAAAACCTTTGACCCGGTCACCTTCGACATCATTCAAAACGCTCTTGAGGCCATTGCAGATGAGATGTTTGCCGCTCAGGTGAAAACATCCATGAGCGCAATCATTTATGAAGTGCTCGATCTTTCCACGTCGATCCTCAATCCTGAAGGGGAGATTGCAGCCTCTGGCGCAGGTATTCCTGCCTTCATCGGTGTGCTCGACAAGGCAATCATGGGAATATTGAAGAAATTCCCGATTGAAGAGGTCAAGCCGGGCGATGTCTTTGCCTCAAATGATCCCTATTTTGGCGGTGTGACACACCTCAATGATATGGTTCTGGCGTCACCTGTTTTTCATGAAGGACGCTTGATATCCTGGGTGGCCAACATCGCTCATTGGAACGATGTCGGCGGTAACGTACCGGGGTCCATGTCAACTGAGGCAACAGAAATTTTCCAGGAAGGCGTGCGTATTCCAGCCGTCAAGCTGTTCGAAGAAGGACGTGAAAACAAGGCTGTTTTCGACATTCTTTATGTGAATACGCGCTTGCCGGATTATCTCAAGGGGGATCTCTGGGCCGGTATTGCCGGCCTCAGGATTGGTGAACGCCGGGTTCTGGAGCTGGTCGAGAAATATGGGGCAGACACCTTCATGGCGGCTGTTGAGGACTATATGACCTTGGGCGAGAGGCGTGCGAGGACTGCCCTGAAAACCATTCCTAAAGGCTGCTACAGTTTCGAGGAAGAGCAGGACACCGGTGTTATTCACAAAGTGAAATTGGAAATCACGGACGACGAGTTTATTGTCGACCTGACGGACAATCCGGCACAGGCTGGCTCTTCGAACTCTTCGCGCGAAGGAACAGAAATCGCAGTTCAGCTCGCCTTCAAGGCGTTTACCGATCCTGATGCTCCGGGCAATGGCGGGTTCTTCAAACCGTTGAATGTGATTACGAAACCGGGCACGATTTTCCATGTCGAATTGCCCGGCGCGCTGGGATATTATTCCGAGGTCGAGATCCGCTTGTTTGACATGCTTCTTAGGGCATTGGCATCGCATTTTCCCGATGTCGTGCCTGCGGGTAATTTTGCTTCCATTTGTGGCACCAACGTGGGTGGGCCGCATCCTGACACCGGCCGCCACTACACGATTGTTGAACCACAGGTTGGCGGCTGGGGTGCTTGGAGAGGATCAGATGGCCCGTCGGGACAGTTTTCCGGCTTCCATGGCGAAACATTCAATTGCCCTGCCGAGGTCGCCGAGGCGCGTTATGGCCTTGGAGTTGATCAGGTTGCATTGAATACGGAACCTGGCGGTGAAGGACAGTGGCGCGGCGGCAAAGGCATCGATGTTCATTATCGGGTCCGCGCTGACAACAACTTCTTCTCGGTCGGCTATACCCGTTCACGCATTCCACCATGGGGTGTTGGCAAGGGGCTCGATGGATCAACCAATTATGTTGAATTACAACGTGCGGACGGCAGTAAGGAAAGATTTGCCTTTGCCACCAACATACCCGTTCATAAAGGCGATGTGATCCGCCTTGTGACCGGCAACGGTGGCGGATATGGCGATCCAAAACTCAGAAGTCGCGAGGCCATAGAACGCGATATTCTGAATGACTATCTCACGCCGGAAAGAGCAAAAGAAATCTATGATTTCGATGCTTGA